CGCATGCCGTGCACGCGCTTGATCGCCTGAACCATGTACACCCCGCCACACACCGGCCACCAGCGATCACCGGCCCGGTCCATGAAGCGGAACCGTTCGATCCAGCGCGCCTGCGACAGAGGCGGCGCATAGATGCCGAAGCGCCCGGCCCGCGCCTCGAAGCTGAGCAGCTGCAACCAGTCCTTGATGCGACGCACCGACAGGTACTGCCCGCGCCAGGGGAAATGGGTACGCTGCCGCTTGAGCAGGCGCCGCAGACCCCACCAGCTGACCGGATTGAACCCGGCGATGATGACCTGCCCCTCGGGCACGAGGATGCGCTCGACCTCGCGCAGCACCTGGTGCGGATGGGCCGAGAACTCGAGCACGTGCGGCAGCAGGATCAGATCGACGCTGCCGGTCTCGAACGGCAGCGCCTCAGGCGCCGCCTGGACCTGCCCCTCCCCGGGCGAACCCTGGCCGGGGGCCGCGCACACATGGCGCGCGGGAATCCGGTTGTTGCGCAGGAAGTCGAACTGGGTCATGCCGACCTGCACCGCGTGGTAACCAAACAGATCGGATACCATGTGGTCAAAGCATTCGGCCTCCCACGCCATGACGTATTCGCCGGCCGGCGAAGCCAGCCAGCGGTCCAGATCGCGGATCTGTTCGGCGGTGGAGAGCGACCTCTTGACTGGAGACATGACGATGCAGATTGTTCCGATCCCTGCGTTCAACGACAACTATATCTGGTTGATGCACGACGGGCGCCATGCGCTGGCCGTCGATCCGGGCGATGCCCGCCCCGTGCAGGATTTTATCGCGCAACACGATCTCGCGCTGGTCGCGATTTTGATCACCCATCATCACGGCGACCATGTCGGCGGCCTGCCGGCCTTTGCCGGACAGTGCCCGGTATACGGTCCGGCCGCCGAAGCCATCGCCGGCGTCACCCATCCGGTGCGCGAAGGCGATACGGTCGCGATCCCCGAGCTGGGGGTCGAGTTCGGCGTCCTCGACCTGCCGGGCCACACCCTCGGCCACATCGCCTATGTGGGGCCGGACCTGGTGTTCTGTGGCGATACGCTGTTCAGCGCCGGCTGCGGGCGCCTGTTCGAGGGCTCACCGGCACAGATGCGCGCCTCCCTGGCCAAGCTCGCCGCCCTGCCCCCGCACACGCGCGTGTACTGCACCCATGAATACACGCTCGCCAATCTGGCCTTCGCCGAGGCGGCGGAGCCGGACAATCCGGCACGCGACGCCTGGCTCGCCGAATGCCGCCAGCGGCGCGAGCGCAAGCAGCCGACGCTGCCGACGACCATCGAGCGCGAGCGCGCCATCAACCCGTTCCTGCGGGTGGAACACGCGAGCGTGCTGGAGGGCCTGAGCGGATTCGTCGGCCATGTGCCGAAGGACCCGACCCATGCGTTCGCGGCGCTGCGCGAGTGGAAGAACAACTTCTGAGGGCGGATCGCGAGCGGACGCGGCGCCGGCGAATCAGGCCGGCTGACCGGCCGCCTTCAGTTCGCCCACCGCGACGCGGTTGCGGCCCCCGTTCTTGGCCGCGTAGAGCGCCTGGTCGGCGCAGTCGAGCAGCCAGCCCACGGCCAGATCGGTCTCGTCCGGCGACGGATAGGCCGTGGCGACCCCGATGCTGATGGTCAGCGTATCGCCCGCCTTCGAATAGGCGTGTGGCAGACGCAAGGCCTCGATGCCCCGGCGCGTGGCGTCGGCCACCCGACGCGCCCCGACGGCATTGGTTTCGGGCAACACGACGACGAATTCCTCGCCACCGAAACGGGCCACCAGATCCCCCGGCCGCTTCAGCTGCGCCTCGAGCGCCTTGGCCACCGTGATCAGGCACTCGTCGCCTGCTTGATGGCCGTAACCGTCGTTGTATTGCTTGAAGAAGTCCACGTCGACCATCATGACCGACAAGGGGAGCCGGTTGCGACGCGCGCGCTGCCATTCACGCTGGATGGTCTCGTCGAAGCAGCGCCGGTTGGCGATGCCGGTCAGACCATCGACCGAGGTCAGGCGGGTCAGTTCGCGATTGGCCTCGTCCAGCCGCCGGGTCAGCACCACCAGCGAGTAGCGCATCTGCGCCAGCCGCTGCATGGCCCGCACCTTGGCGGCCAGGACCACCTCGGAGACCGGTTTGAACAGGTAATCGTCGCCCCCCACTTCGATGCCGTGTTCGAGATCCTTGTCGCTGGTCTTGGCGCTCAGGAAGATGATCGGCGTCCACTCACCGTCCTTCTCGAGCTGGCGAATGCGCCGGGCCACTTCGAAACCGTCCAGACCGGGCATGATGACATCGAGCAGGATGAGATCCGGCTTCCAGGCCTTGAACTGCGCCAGGCCCGCCTCCCCGTTGGTCGCGTGGCGCGTCTCCAGCCCGAGCTTCTCGAGCTGGTGCATCACCACGGTGGCGCTGGTCATCGTGTCTTCGACAAGAAGGACTTTCATGAATCTGCCTCGGCAGGCGCGATAGAGGCATTATTGCACCGTTCGGCATAGATGGTGCTTCGAATAGTGCTGCCTTTTCGCCACAAACCGCCCGTTTGACGGGCCTTCGGCACACTCCTAGAATCCCCGGCCAGATGGCGATAACGACTTTCGACCGATTTCTCACCAGCATCGCGCTGCTCCTGGGCATGGCGACGGGCGTCATGGCGGATGGCGCATCCGCCGGTCTGGGCATGAGCACCTCGGCCCCGCGCGCCATGCCTGTGCAGGAGGACGAGGAACCGATCATCACCATCGACCTCACCCACCGGGCCGCCGACCTGTGGGATCGCATCCGCCGCGGCTTCGGCATGCCCGACCTGGTCACCGACGAGGTCACCGAACGCCAGATCACCTACCTGAGCCATCCGGCCGCGCTGCAGCGCCTGTTCGAGCGCAGCTACCGCTACCTCTATCACATCGTCGACGAGCTCGAAGAGCGCGGCCTGCCGACCGAGATCGCGCTGCTGCCCATGGTCGAAAGCGGCTTCGACCCGATGGCCTATTCACGCTCCCGCGCCGCCGGTCTGTGGCAGTTCGTCCCTTCCACTGGCCGCTATTTCAACCTGCGCCAGAACGCCTGGATCGACGAGCGGCGCGACGTCATCGCGTCCACCGACGCCGCGCTCGACTACCTGGAGCGCATCTACGACATGCAGGGCGACTGGCAACTGGCGCTGGCCTCCTACAACGCCGGCGAAGGCACGGTGCTGCGCGCCCGCCAGCGCAACGAAGCCAAGGGCCTGCCCACCGACTATGTGCATCTGCCGCTGCGCAAGGAAACCCGCGAGTACATTCCGAAACTGCAGGCCTTGAAGAACATCATCGCCCGCCCGGAACTGTTCGGCATCGAGCTGCCCCACGTCCCCAACCGGGTCTACTTCGACGAGGTGGAGACCCCACCCGGGATCGACCTCGCGCTGGTAGCCAAGATGTCGGATACACCCCTCGACGAGCTCGTCGCCCTCAATCCGGCCTATCGCAAGCCCGTCATCCCTGACGGCAAGCATCAACTGCTGCTCCCGGCCGACAAGGTGAGCGCGTTCCGCGCCCATCTCGACGAGGCCAAACCGCGCTGGAAGACCTACCAGCTACGCCGCAAGGACTCCCTCGCCAAGGTGGCGCGCCGCTTCGGATTGACGCTCACCCAACTGATGCAGATCAACGGTCTGCGCTCGACCCGTCAGGCCAAACCGGGCATGGCGCTGCTGGTACCCGCAGGGGCCGGCACCGACATCAGCGAGGTGCTGCCGCTGACCGACCTGCTCCCGGATCTGCCCAGCGAAGCGGAGATCCGCCGGCACGGACGCCGCAAGCGACGCTGACGCCCGCCTCAGGCACCCGTTTCTGCCTCCGACACCCGGAAGCAATGCACGTAGCCGCCAGCGCCCAGAAAGGTTGGCCCCGGGTAACCGGAGCGACAGCGCGCATCGGCGAGCGCACAGCGCGGATGAAAGTGACAGCCGTCAGGCGGATTGAGGGGCGATGGTAGCTCGCCCGGCGCATCGGGCACGTCCCCGACGGTGTCAGGCCCGTCGGCCTCGGTGGTCAGCACCGCATCGAGCAACATCCGCGTGTAGGGATGGCGAGGCTGGCGCAGGACGCTCTCGGTGCTGCCGTACTCGACGATGCGCCCCAAGTACATCACTGCAACCTCGTGCGCGAGAAAGTCGACCACCGCGATGTTGTGGGTGATGAACAGATAGGCGATCCCTTCGGCGCGTTGCAGGTCACGCATGAGGTTGAGAATCTGCGCCTGCACCGACACATCGAGCGCGCTCGTGGGCTCGTCGCAGATGATCACCCGCGGCGAGACCGCCAATGCACGGGCCAGCGCGATCCGTTGCCGTTGTCCGCCGGAAAACTCATGGGGGAAGCGCTCGCGCATGGCGGGCGATAGCCCCACGCGCTCCAGCAGGCGGTCGATCTGGGCGTGTCGCGCCCCCGCCTCCCCGCTCACGCCGAGCGCCTTCATGCCCTCGGCAATAATGTCGCCGACGCGCATGCGCGGGTTGAGCGACGCGAACGGATCCTGGAACACCATCTGCACCTGGCGCCGCAAGGCGCGCAACGCACGCCCCCGACGCCCATTCTGTGTTGCGCCGTCCAGCTGTACCTTCCCCGCAGTGGGCTCGATCAACTGCAGGATCGCCTTGCCCGCGGTCGTCTTGCCGCAGCCGGACTCTCCGACCAGCGCTAGTGTCTTTCCGGGTTGCAGCTTGAGCGACACGCCGTCCACGGCCTTGACCTGGCCGACCACGCGCTTGAACACCCCTTTGCGCACCGGGAAGTGCACCCGGAGCCCGTCGACCTCCAGCCGACCACCGGCCGGCGCCTCATCGCATTCACGCGAAGACGTCGAGGCTGCGGCCGAAACCGAAGGCGTGTCCTCGCACACCGCACCGCCATCGGCGTACAGGTGGCAGCGCACCCGCTGTCCGTCACGCACATGCCATTGCGGCTCGACGGACGCGCAATGCGACATCACCACGGGACACCGTTCAGCAAAGCGGCAGCCGGCGAACGCCCGATCGAGCGGCGGCACGATGCCGGGCAGGGTCTCAAGTGCGCCACCGCGCCGATCCGCGCTGGGTACCGCTGCAAACAGCTTGCGGGAATAGGGATGCAGGGGCGTGGCAAAAAACGCGTCGCGCGGCCCGGTCTCGACCAGCTGGCCGGCGTACATCACGCCGACCTGATGCGCCATGCGGGCCACGACCCCCAGATCATGGGTGATCAGCATGATACCCATGCCACGCTCGCGCTGCAGTCGCAGGAGCAGATCGAGGACTTGGGCCTGCAGGGTCACGTCGAGGGCCGTGGTCGGCTCGTCCGCAATCAGCATGTCGGGTTCACCGGCGAGCGCCATGGCGATCATCACCCGTTGTTTCATGCCGCCGGAGAACTGGAACGGATAATCGTCCAGCCTCGCTTGCGGGTCGGGAATGCCCACCGCCGCCAGCAAGCGTGCGGCCTCCTTGCGCGCCGCCTCGCCGGAAAGCGCACGATGACGCGACAGCACTTCGCCGATCTGCGCGAAGACCGTCATGACCGGGTTCAGACTGGTGGAGGGCTCCTGGAAGATCATGCCCAGACGCCCCCCCCGCACCGCCCGCATCTGCGCCTCGGACTGAGCCAGCACGTCCAGCTCCCCGAGGCGAACCCGCCCGGCGCAGATGCGCCCGGCCGTGGGCAACAGACGCATCATCGCCAGCGCCGTCATCGACTTGCCGCAGCCCGACTCACCCAGCAGGGCCATGGTCTGTCCCGCGGCGACCTCGAAACTCAGCGAGTCGACCGGCCGCACCGGCCGCTCCCCGGCGATCTCTACGACCAGTTCTTCGACCACCAGGGACTTCGCGTTATCGGGCATGGACATCCGGCATCGGCTGAGGACGATCGCAAGCTTAAAACAAAACGGGCCGCAACCGCGGCCCGCTGAACTGTCCTTGCAAGGGCGCAGTCAGTGGTGGTGCCCGCCAGCCCCGTGGACATGGCCGTGCGCCACCTCTTCGTCGGTCGCGGCGCGCACGTCGGAGATGGTCAGGTCGAACACCAGGGCGACACCCGCCAGCGGATGATTGCCATCGACCACGACCTTGCCTTCGGCGATGTCGGTTATGCGGTACAGCACCTCGTCTTCGCCGTCTTCGGTCACGCGCTCGAAGCTCATGCCGACCTCGATGTTCTCCGGAAACAGGGTGCGATCCTCGATCAGCACCATGGATTCATCGTACTCGCCGAACGCGTCTTCGGGCTGCAGCTTGAGGGTCAGTTGCTCGCCCTTTGCCTTGCCATGCAGCGCGGTCTCGATCTGTTCGAAGATCCCGTCGTATCCGCCGTGCAGATAGGTCAGCGGATGCTGGCCGTCGTCGACCATGTTCCCGTCCGGATCACGAACGGTGTACTCAAGCGTTACGACGGTGTTTTTTGCGATTTCCATTGGCTTTTTCCGGTTCCATTTCCCTGACAAGCGCGAGCACCTCGGCCACGTGCCCCTTCGGGGTCACGTCGTAGATCGCATGCCGGATGATGCCGTCCTTGTCGATGATGAAGGTCGAACGTAGCACACCCTTGCGCTTGACGCCATCGACCTCCTTTTCACGCCACACCCCGTAAAGATTGCACACTTCGGCCTCGGTATCCGAGAGCAGCCGGACGGACAGTCCGTGTTCGGCCTGGAAATCCGCGTGGGTCATGCAATCGTCCGGGCTGACGCCCATCACGATGCAATCGAGGCGATTGAAAGCGTCTTCGTGATCGCTGAAATCGGCGGCCTGGCGCGTGCAGGTGGGCGCATTGTCACGGGGATAGAAGAACAGGACGACGTGACGATTGCCGCGCACGGCAGCCATGTCGAAGGTTTCCATGTCACCGTCCGGCAACGAAAACAAAGGAGCGGAATCGCCGCTGCGCAGCATGGGCTCACCCTCAAGAGCAAATGGAACGAGTTGGGTCGCGGCGCGAACTGTACTTCCAGCGGACTCTTTCGGCAACAACATTTTTTCCCCTTCAGCGAGCGACCTCAAACGCCCGCCTGAGCAACGTTATTGAACGAATAGACTACCCCGCCGCGGACCACAAGCGATGTGACGAAAAAGATGAGAAATCGTTCGCGCCCCACATCGCCCGGGCCTCTGGCGCCATGCCTGCCAGACATGCATATGGCGTCCGCCCCCCTTGCCGCCACGCTTGCATCCCGGATGAATATGTACAAAAATACAGATAACAATGTGGAGCGAACGCATGAGCGAAAGACTGACCACCCGCCAGCAAGAGATTCTCGATTTCATTCGGCTGACGCAACAGGAAGAAGGTCGCCCACCGACGCGGGCAGAAATCTGCACCGCCTTCGGATTCAAGTCACCCAATGCCGCCGAAACCCACCTGCGGGCCCTGGCTGCCAAAGGCGTCATCACGGTGGACAATGGCCGGGCGCGGGGCATTCGCCTCACCGAAGCGGCCGGTTTGCCGCTCATCGGACGGGTCGCCGCCGGCAGCCCCCTGCTCGCGCAAGAGCATGTCGAACGGCATCACCCGATCAACCCCGAACTGTTCTCTCCACGGGCCGACTACCTGCTCCGGGTGCGGGGGCTCAGCATGCGTGACGCGGGCATTCTCGATGGCGACCTGCTTGCCGTGCATCGCACCAGCGAAGCGCGCAACGGGCAGATCGTGGTGGCGCGCATCGACGACGACGTCACCGTCAAGCGCTACCAGCGCCATGGCAGCGTCATCGAGCTCATCGCCGAAAACCCGGATTTCGAACCGATCCGCGTCGAGGCGGGCGTGGGCGACTTTCAGATCGAGGGACTCGCCGTGGGTCTGATTCGGACCGACGGCATCGGCTGAGGACACGGCCCGCCGCCGGACGCTTGATGCGGGCGGTCCAGAACGGACATAAAACAAAAAACGGGAGCTCGATGAGCTCCCGTTTCTGTTTTGTGGCGGAGTGGACGGGACTCGAACCCGCGACCCCCGGCGTGACAGGCCGGTATTCTAACCAACTGAACTACCACTCCACACCTTTCGGTGCTAATGGCCGGGCATCTTCTCCGACCACACCGACAGCTGTCGGTCACATTCGCCAGCTGTCAAGCAATCTGGCGTCCCTACGGGGATTCGAACCCCGGTTGCCGCCGTGAAAGGGCGGTGTCCTAGGCCTCTAGACGATAGGGACCTTTCTTGGTGGAGGTAAGCGGGATCGAACCGCTGACCTCTTGCATGCCATGCAAGCGCTCTCCCAGCTGAGCTATACCCCCGAAAGAGCGCGCATTATAGCAAACAACACGTGCCGCTCAAGCCTTGTTGTGCAGATTTTTTCTGCCCCAACGGCCACCGGATCTCATTCTGACATCCGGTACGGCGTTCAATCTGTTGGCGGAGTGGACGGGACTCGAACCCGCGACCCCCGGCGTGACAGGCCGGTATTCTAACCAACTGAACTACCACTCCACACCCACCTTGCGGTGCGTTCGGCCAGCCATTGGGCTGACCAAATAAATGGCCGCCGATGTTGCTCGGCAGCCATTCGTACAACCTGGCGTCCCTACGGGGATTCGAACCCCGGTTGCCGCCGTGAAAGGGCGGTGTCCTAGGCCTCTAGACGATAGGGACCTTTCTTGGTGGAGGTAAGCGGGATCGAACCGCTGACCTCTTGCATGCCATGCAAGCGCTCTCCCAGCTGAGCTATACCCCGAAAGAGCGCGCATTATAGGTGGGCGGAATCACCCTGTAAAGCCTTTTGTGCAACGCAGCTGTCACACGTCGAAGTCAGGCAGGACCTTGCCCGGATTCATCAAGCCCCGCGGGTCGACGGCGTGCTTGATCCTGCCCATCATTTCCAGCTCGATCGCTCCCTTGTAGCGCGTGATCTCGTCACGTTTGAGCTGCCCAAGGCCATGTTCCGCCGAGATCGATCCCTCGAAACGATCGACCACGTCGTGAACGATCCGGTTCAACTCCCGCGTCCGCTCGAGCAGCTCGCGATTTCCGGCCGCGTCACGACTCGACAGGTTGTAGTGCAGGTTGCCGTCACCGACATGACCGAAGACTACGATCCGTGCGCCCGGCGCAGCGGCGAGGACCGCCTGCCCTGCCGCCTCGACGAACGCGGGGATCGCACTGACCGGTACGGAAATGTCGTGCTTGATACTGAAGCCCTCGATCCGCTGCGCTTCGGAAATATTCTCCCGCAGTGCCCACAGGGTCTGTTCCTGGGCGCCGCTGTTGGCAATGACGACATCGACCACCGACCCGGTTTCGATCTGCGCCATGAGCACCGCCTCGAGCATCTCCGTCAGCGGCGCATCCGGATCGACATCAGCCACTTCGAGCAAGACCGCCCAGGCGCCCGTCTCGGCGGTCGGGCATCGCGCGCCGGGAATGTGTCGAAGCACCACCTCCAAGGCTTCGACGCCGATGAGCTCGAACGCGCTGACCCGTTCGCCGAACCGCCGCCGCAGCGCATCGAGCAACCGCAGTGCGGCGCCCACATCGGCGATACGGACCCACGCCACGGCTCGTTTGGCCGGACGGGGAAACAGCCGCAAGCTGGCAGCGGTCACCACACCCAGCGTTCCCTCCGCGCCGATGAACAGCTGCTTCAGATCGTAGCCGGTATTGTCCTTGACCAGGCGGCGCAGGCCGTTCCAGATCCGGCCGTCGGGTAGGACGACCTCGAGCCCCATGACCAGTTGTCGCATCGTCCCGTAACGCAATACGTGAACCCCGCCGGCGTTGGTGCCGACATTGCCACCGATCTGGCAGCTACCCTCCGAAGCCAGCGAAAGCGGAAACAGGCAATCGACCGCCTCGGCAGCGGCCTGGATCTGGGCCAAGGTGCAGCCGGCCTCGGCAATCAGCGTGTGATCGAGCGCATCGACCCGACGCACGCGATTGAGGCGACGCAGGTTCACGACGACCGAACCGTCCTCGGCGCGGGGCGTCGCCCCACCACACAAGCCGGTGTTTCCGCCCTGTGGCACGACGCTGACACCATGGCCTGCACACAAGCTCACGACCTGGGCGACTTCGTCGGTGCTGGCGGGCAACGCCACTGCGAGCGCCTCGCCGCGATAACGGCCGCGCCAGTCTTCATAGAACGACTCGGTGGCCACCGCCTCGGTGAGCACATGGGGCGCGCCGAGACTCTGCCGCAACGCGGCGACCAGGTCACGCGTCATGATGGCCCTCCTCGACTTCGCGTCCGAGCGCGTAGCGAATCGCGGGCATCACACGCTCGACGGCGGCCTCGCCCTCTGCGATCGCCTCGGCTGCGCGATGATAGTCCATGGGGCCGACCTGCCCCACCCGCGGGTAAATACTCACATCGGCAGGATCTCCTGCCATGCGGCTTCGCGCGATACGGACCTGCATGATATTGATGCTCGTGGCCAGCACGTCGAGCATCGAAGGCAGCATCTGTTCGGGCGCCTGACGATGGCCGTTGTCGAGACCGAAGCGCTCGAGCAAACGATCCGCCCAGCTCTTCTCGGCCTCTTCCTCGGCCACGTCCTTGATCTCCCGGCGCAAGCGGCGACGGGCACGACCGACCGTATCGGACCCGAGATCGACGGCAACGACGATATCGGCCCCCATGGCCCGACAGAGGGACACCGGCACGGGATTGACGAGTCCGCCATCGACCAGCAGACGCCCGCGCTCGATCACTGGCGCGAACAGCCCAGGCAGGGCGATGGAAGCACGCACCGCCCGCGCCACACTGCCCTCGCGCAACCACACTTCGCGACCCGTCTGCAACTCGGTGGCCACACAGGCGAAAGGCATTTTGAGCGCAGCGAAATCGATATCGACGAATTCGCGCTCGAAATGCTGGATGATCTTGTCGCCCTTGATCAGGCCACCGCGGAAGCTCACATCGAGGAAGGAGACGACCGACTGCCAGGTGAGCTTCTCGACCCATTGGCCGAGTTTGTCGAAGTTGCCGGTCGCCACCGCCGCACCAATGAAGGCACCGATCGAGCAGCCAGCGATGATGTCCGGCTCGATCCCTTCGGCACGCAGCGCACGCAACACGCCGATATGGGCCCACCCTCGGGCCGCACCACTGCCTAGGGCAAGCCCGACACGCAAGGGTGAGTCGGTCGATGAGGTCGGGCTGATTTCATGCATGGGGCCATCCGCGAAAAAGGCGATTACCACCGGGAACCGGTGGTGCTGACGGCTTCATGATCGCACAGGCACGCCTCCTGCGCAGTGCCCCGATCAGTCGCTCACCAGCTCCGCGTAAAGGTCGTGGACGTCGCAATCGGTGACCCGGACACGAACGAAATCGCCAGGCTCGAGATGGTGTGCGTCGGGAATCACGACCAATCCGTCGATATCGGGGGCATCCCCTTCGGAACGCGCGATCGCCCCCTCCTCCTCGATGTCGTCGACCAGGACCGTGATCTCCCGCCCGATCTTGCGTTCGAGGCGCTGGGTGCTGATGTCCTCCTGAAAGGCCATCAGACGCGCGCGGCGATTTTCCCGAACCTCCTCAGGCACCGGATCGGCCAGAGCGTTGGCCGCCGCCCCTTCCACCGGGGAATAGGCAAACGCCCCCACACGATCGAGCTCGGCCGCTTCGAGGAAGCGCAGCAGCGCTTCGAAGTCAGCCTCGGTCTCCCCCGGAAAGCCGGTGATGAACGTCGAGCGGATGGTCAGGTCCGGACAGATGCTGCGCCATTTGCGCACTCGCTCGAGCACGTTCTCGGCGCTGGCCGGCCGTTTCATTGCCTTGAGGATTGCCGGGCTGGCATGCTGGAATGGCACATCGAGATACGGGAGGATCTTGCCTTCGGCCATGAGCGGAATCAGGTCATCCACGCTCGGGTACGGATAGACGTAATGCATCCGCACCCACACTCCCAGTTCGCCAAGCGCCTGGGACAGCTCGAGCAGGCGCGTCTTCATGGGGCGCCCACCCCAGAATCCGGTCCGGTAGCGCACGTCCACGCCGTAGGCACTCGTATCCTGCGACACCACGAGCAACTCCTGCACACCGGCGTCCACCAGTTTCTCGGCCTCGGCCATGATGTCACCAAAAGGCCGGCTGACCAGATCTCCGCGCATCGAGGGAATGATGCAGAAGGTGCACCGGTGGTTACAGCCTTCGGAAATCTTGAGATAGGCGTAGTGCCGCGGGGTCAGGCGAATGCCCTGGGGCGGCACCAGATCGACGAAGGGGTCGTGCGGCTTGGGCACATGGGTATGGATTGCCCCCATCACCTCGTCGGTCGCGTGCGGCCCGGTCACCGCGAGCACATCGGGGAACGCATTGCGAATGACATCGGCCTTGGCGCCAAGACAACCGGTCACCACCACACGGCCATTCTCCGCCATGGCTTCGCCGATGGCATCGAGGGATTCGGCCACCGCGTCATCGACAAAACCACAGGTATTGATGACCACCAGATCGGCGCCGTCATACTCGGGCGCGATCTCGTAACCTTCGGCACGAAGGCGTGTCAGGATATGCTCGGAATCGACTGTCGCCTTGGGGCACCCGAGCGAGACGAACCCCACTTTCGGCGTGCGCGCACCACTCATGTGCGGCACTCCGAACACCCTGCTTCACATCTCACTTCTTGCCTGATCCTGATTTGGTTTCGCTCTCGGCAGCACCACTTCTGGGCGACGACTCAGCACCGCCATAATTGGGAAACTGGAAGCCGCTGAACAGGTTGCGGGTCTGGCTCTCCATCTGCTCCTGCATCTGGGTCAGCATCTTCTTGCTCTGCTCCATGTAAGCCCCCATCATGCTCTGCATGGCCGGCCCCTGGAAATTGAGAAACTGAGCCCACAGATCCTGGCTGATCGGTGAGTTGTCACCATAGATGGAGCGTGCCTGATCTTGCAGCTTCTGCTGCATGTCGGTAAACGCCTTGATGTTGTTCTCGAGGTACTTGCCCATCATACCCTGCATGGCGTTGCCATAGAAGCGGATCATGTGGGCGAGCAGATCACTGGTGAACATCGGCGCGCCACCGGCCTCCTCCTCAAGAATGATCTGCAGCAGGATGCTGCGCGTCAGATCATCGCCAGACTTGGCATCGACGACCTGGAACTCGTCGTTGGCGAGCACGAGGTCTTTAACGTCGGCCAGCGTGATATACGAACTGGTGCGGGTGTCATAGAGCCGACGGTTCGGGTACTTCTTGATGAGTCTGACTTGATCGGGCATTACCTTGGTCTCCCACAAGGCGGATGGAACTTCCGCTTCTATTGGCATTGTACCGCAGTGCGCAAAGAAAAACCCCGCTCGATCGCGGGGTTTGACGTGATCAATTTCGCAGCGCGAGGTGATCAGGACATGTGCAGACCGCCATTGATATTGATGGTCGCACCGGTGATGTAGCCGGCCAGATCGGAGGCCAGATAGGTGCACAGTCCGCCGATTTCCTCGGGCTTGCCCAGGCGCTTCATCGGCACGGTGTCGGTGATGGCCTGACGGATGTCGTCACGGATGGCCATGACCATCTCGGTGGCGATGTAACCCGGGGCGATGGCATTGACCGTCACGCCCTTGGTGGCCAGTTCCTGGGCCAGGGCCTTGGTGAAGCCGAGCACACCCGCCTTGGCGGTCGAGTAGTTGGTCTGGCCGGCCTGGCCCTTGACACCATTGACCGACGAGATGTTGATGATGCGGCCCCAGCCACGCTCGGCCATCTTCGGCGAAATCTGGTGCGTCACGTTGAACAGGCTGTTCAGGTTGGTCGCGATGACCGCGTTCCACTGTGCCTGCTCCATCTTGGGGAAGAACTTGTCACGGGTGATGCCGGCGTTGTTCACGAGGATGTCGATCGG
The nucleotide sequence above comes from Nitrogeniibacter mangrovi. Encoded proteins:
- a CDS encoding transglycosylase SLT domain-containing protein, whose protein sequence is MAITTFDRFLTSIALLLGMATGVMADGASAGLGMSTSAPRAMPVQEDEEPIITIDLTHRAADLWDRIRRGFGMPDLVTDEVTERQITYLSHPAALQRLFERSYRYLYHIVDELEERGLPTEIALLPMVESGFDPMAYSRSRAAGLWQFVPSTGRYFNLRQNAWIDERRDVIASTDAALDYLERIYDMQGDWQLALASYNAGEGTVLRARQRNEAKGLPTDYVHLPLRKETREYIPKLQALKNIIARPELFGIELPHVPNRVYFDEVETPPGIDLALVAKMSDTPLDELVALNPAYRKPVIPDGKHQLLLPADKVSAFRAHLDEAKPRWKTYQLRRKDSLAKVARRFGLTLTQLMQINGLRSTRQAKPGMALLVPAGAGTDISEVLPLTDLLPDLPSEAEIRRHGRRKRR
- a CDS encoding class I SAM-dependent methyltransferase, whose product is MSPVKRSLSTAEQIRDLDRWLASPAGEYVMAWEAECFDHMVSDLFGYHAVQVGMTQFDFLRNNRIPARHVCAAPGQGSPGEGQVQAAPEALPFETGSVDLILLPHVLEFSAHPHQVLREVERILVPEGQVIIAGFNPVSWWGLRRLLKRQRTHFPWRGQYLSVRRIKDWLQLLSFEARAGRFGIYAPPLSQARWIERFRFMDRAGDRWWPVCGGVYMVQAIKRVHGMRLIQPNWRKKKARVKALAPVAQRGQRVANGYRKVDD
- the gloB gene encoding hydroxyacylglutathione hydrolase, with amino-acid sequence MQIVPIPAFNDNYIWLMHDGRHALAVDPGDARPVQDFIAQHDLALVAILITHHHGDHVGGLPAFAGQCPVYGPAAEAIAGVTHPVREGDTVAIPELGVEFGVLDLPGHTLGHIAYVGPDLVFCGDTLFSAGCGRLFEGSPAQMRASLAKLAALPPHTRVYCTHEYTLANLAFAEAAEPDNPARDAWLAECRQRRERKQPTLPTTIERERAINPFLRVEHASVLEGLSGFVGHVPKDPTHAFAALREWKNNF
- a CDS encoding diguanylate cyclase domain-containing protein; translated protein: MKVLLVEDTMTSATVVMHQLEKLGLETRHATNGEAGLAQFKAWKPDLILLDVIMPGLDGFEVARRIRQLEKDGEWTPIIFLSAKTSDKDLEHGIEVGGDDYLFKPVSEVVLAAKVRAMQRLAQMRYSLVVLTRRLDEANRELTRLTSVDGLTGIANRRCFDETIQREWQRARRNRLPLSVMMVDVDFFKQYNDGYGHQAGDECLITVAKALEAQLKRPGDLVARFGGEEFVVVLPETNAVGARRVADATRRGIEALRLPHAYSKAGDTLTISIGVATAYPSPDETDLAVGWLLDCADQALYAAKNGGRNRVAVGELKAAGQPA
- a CDS encoding ABC transporter ATP-binding protein, which produces MPDNAKSLVVEELVVEIAGERPVRPVDSLSFEVAAGQTMALLGESGCGKSMTALAMMRLLPTAGRICAGRVRLGELDVLAQSEAQMRAVRGGRLGMIFQEPSTSLNPVMTVFAQIGEVLSRHRALSGEAARKEAARLLAAVGIPDPQARLDDYPFQFSGGMKQRVMIAMALAGEPDMLIADEPTTALDVTLQAQVLDLLLRLQRERGMGIMLITHDLGVVARMAHQVGVMYAGQLVETGPRDAFFATPLHPYSRKLFAAVPSADRRGGALETLPGIVPPLDRAFAGCRFAERCPVVMSHCASVEPQWHVRDGQRVRCHLYADGGAVCEDTPSVSAAASTSSRECDEAPAGGRLEVDGLRVHFPVRKGVFKRVVGQVKAVDGVSLKLQPGKTLALVGESGCGKTTAGKAILQLIEPTAGKVQLDGATQNGRRGRALRALRRQVQMVFQDPFASLNPRMRVGDIIAEGMKALGVSGEAGARHAQIDRLLERVGLSPAMRERFPHEFSGGQRQRIALARALAVSPRVIICDEPTSALDVSVQAQILNLMRDLQRAEGIAYLFITHNIAVVDFLAHEVAVMYLGRIVEYGSTESVLRQPRHPYTRMLLDAVLTTEADGPDTVGDVPDAPGELPSPLNPPDGCHFHPRCALADARCRSGYPGPTFLGAGGYVHCFRVSEAETGA